The following proteins come from a genomic window of Corallococcus sp. NCRR:
- the coaA gene encoding type I pantothenate kinase: MSVTRPRAASMYVDLDRDAWRELRASTPLTLTAEEVEKLRGLGDRLDLQEVEDVYLPLSRLLHLQVASAQSLWAAQQAFLGYSVRKVPFIIAIAGSVAVGKSTTARILQALLARWPDHPRVALVTTDGFLHPNRVLTERGVMNRKGFPESYDRRALVRFLAELKAGREEVTAPVYSHLVYDIVPEEAQSIRQPDILILEGLNVLQTGPVEGGRLPQTFLSDFFDFSIYVDASETDIRHWYVERFLRLWETAFRDERSFFRRFSELTREQAIARAASVWAEINGPNLAENIAPTRSRARLILVKGSDHKVRRVRMRKL, encoded by the coding sequence ATGTCCGTGACCAGACCCCGCGCCGCATCGATGTACGTCGACCTGGACCGCGACGCGTGGCGCGAGCTCCGGGCCTCCACGCCGCTGACGTTGACGGCGGAAGAGGTGGAGAAGCTGCGGGGCCTGGGGGACCGGCTGGACCTCCAGGAGGTGGAGGACGTCTACCTGCCGCTGTCGCGACTCCTGCACTTGCAAGTGGCGTCTGCGCAGTCGCTGTGGGCGGCGCAGCAGGCGTTCCTGGGCTATTCGGTGCGCAAGGTGCCGTTCATCATCGCCATCGCGGGCAGCGTGGCGGTGGGCAAGAGCACGACGGCGCGCATCCTCCAGGCGTTGCTGGCCCGCTGGCCGGATCATCCGCGCGTGGCGCTGGTGACGACGGACGGCTTCCTGCATCCCAACCGGGTGCTGACCGAGCGGGGCGTCATGAACCGCAAGGGCTTTCCGGAGAGCTACGACCGGCGCGCGCTGGTGCGCTTCCTGGCGGAGCTGAAGGCGGGGCGCGAGGAGGTGACGGCGCCGGTGTACTCGCACCTCGTCTACGACATCGTTCCGGAGGAGGCGCAGTCCATCCGGCAGCCGGACATCCTCATCCTGGAGGGGCTCAACGTCCTGCAGACGGGGCCGGTGGAGGGCGGGCGCCTGCCGCAGACGTTCCTGTCGGACTTCTTCGACTTCTCCATCTACGTGGACGCGAGCGAGACGGACATCCGCCACTGGTACGTGGAGCGCTTCCTGCGTCTGTGGGAGACGGCGTTCCGGGACGAGCGGTCCTTCTTCCGGCGCTTCTCCGAGTTGACGCGCGAGCAGGCGATTGCCCGGGCCGCGTCCGTGTGGGCGGAGATCAACGGGCCCAACCTGGCGGAGAACATCGCGCCCACGCGCTCACGGGCGAGGCTCATCCTGGTGAAGGGCAGTGACCACAAGGTCCGCCGCGTGCGGATGCGCAAGCTGTAG
- a CDS encoding cysteine synthase A — protein sequence MAPRIGSLWDAVGNTPLLRIGSLSRRTGCDIVAKAEFMNPGGSIKDRAAKGMIQRAEATGQLKPGGTIVEGTAGNTGIGLGLLGRERGYRVVVTMPDNQAREKYEYLEAMGVEVRRVPAVPFSNPSHFFHQARALAEANGWAWMNQFENTANGDFHYETTGPEIWEQAEGRVDVLVASVGSGGTLSGTSRYLKEKNPALRVVLVDPPGSGLYCQVRTGKMETAGSSITEGIGIMRLTENFRQARVDEAMRLEDQDMLEMLYHLAREDALVVGTSAALNVRAAWEVARKHQDQGLRIVTFLCDHGSRYASKVFNPEFLASKSLTVKPLPA from the coding sequence ATGGCGCCACGAATCGGTTCGCTCTGGGACGCGGTGGGGAACACGCCGCTGTTGCGCATTGGCTCGCTCAGCCGCCGGACGGGCTGTGACATCGTCGCCAAGGCGGAGTTCATGAACCCGGGCGGGAGCATCAAGGACCGGGCCGCGAAGGGGATGATTCAACGCGCGGAAGCGACGGGGCAGCTCAAGCCCGGCGGCACGATTGTCGAAGGCACCGCGGGCAACACCGGCATCGGCCTGGGCCTGCTGGGCCGCGAGCGCGGCTACCGCGTGGTCGTGACGATGCCGGACAACCAGGCGCGCGAGAAATACGAGTACCTGGAGGCGATGGGCGTGGAGGTGCGGCGCGTCCCGGCGGTGCCGTTCTCCAATCCCTCGCATTTCTTCCACCAGGCGCGGGCGCTGGCGGAAGCGAACGGCTGGGCGTGGATGAACCAGTTCGAAAACACGGCGAACGGCGACTTCCACTACGAGACGACGGGGCCGGAGATCTGGGAGCAGGCGGAGGGCCGGGTGGACGTGCTGGTGGCGTCGGTGGGCAGCGGCGGCACGCTGTCCGGGACGAGCCGCTACCTGAAGGAGAAGAACCCGGCCCTGCGGGTGGTGCTGGTGGATCCGCCGGGGTCGGGGCTCTACTGCCAGGTGCGCACGGGGAAGATGGAGACGGCGGGGAGCTCCATCACGGAAGGCATTGGCATCATGCGGCTGACGGAGAACTTCCGGCAGGCGCGAGTGGATGAAGCCATGCGCCTGGAGGACCAGGACATGCTGGAGATGCTCTACCACCTGGCGCGCGAGGACGCGCTGGTGGTGGGCACCTCCGCGGCCCTGAACGTGAGGGCCGCGTGGGAGGTGGCGCGCAAGCACCAGGACCAGGGCCTGCGCATCGTCACGTTCCTGTGTGACCACGGCAGCCGCTACGCCTCCAAGGTGTTCAACCCGGAGTTCCTCGCGTCGAAGAGCCTCACGGTGAAGCCACTGCCAGCTTGA
- a CDS encoding type I restriction enzyme HsdR N-terminal domain-containing protein produces MDANQLLELVKRYQDSKSFISNEETAKLALVVPFIRLLGYDPGLPREVRLEYAADFVQGDGKKLPDRMDFAIFDQTGQKPLIVIETKPLGTDLQSRAQQLARYLSQLPELHFGIITDGCHYLFFGDLENPNVMDPEPFFTFSLEDTKSDWAKVAKFLSKFSRESFNATTLITDAENSRYRQGMIDKLSAALKSPGEHEGFLKWLTEDIYKGKRTTAVMERLAEVAKEAIEPTLLRVMGDDFLDKLKERIQRLNEGTEAPAAKDGPNVVKADSAKPFDMEPRAPGDDKTRVAMETTEEELAFFGVVRDICTKNGHAAEDVLYRDTSNYFNVSFKKPTKWFVRFFGNGKRKCIATWVPVEEAKTLASGFEVEASPSAFGISRVYIQTIPEVWALKALVARSLELSLTAKEEAPAEPTLKLAVASP; encoded by the coding sequence GTGGACGCGAATCAATTGCTGGAGCTGGTCAAGCGCTATCAGGATTCCAAATCCTTCATCTCCAACGAAGAGACCGCCAAGCTGGCGCTGGTGGTCCCCTTCATCCGGCTGCTGGGCTACGACCCCGGTCTTCCCCGGGAGGTCCGCCTCGAATACGCGGCGGACTTCGTCCAGGGCGACGGCAAGAAGCTGCCGGACCGCATGGACTTCGCCATCTTCGACCAGACGGGGCAGAAGCCTCTCATCGTCATCGAGACCAAGCCCCTGGGCACGGACCTCCAGTCGCGCGCCCAGCAACTGGCCCGCTACCTCTCCCAGCTCCCGGAACTCCACTTCGGCATCATCACGGATGGTTGCCACTACCTGTTCTTCGGAGACCTGGAGAACCCCAACGTCATGGACCCAGAGCCCTTCTTCACGTTCTCCCTGGAGGACACGAAGTCGGACTGGGCCAAGGTCGCGAAGTTCCTCTCCAAGTTCAGCCGCGAATCCTTCAACGCCACAACGCTCATCACCGACGCGGAGAACAGCCGCTACCGCCAGGGGATGATCGACAAGCTGTCCGCCGCCCTCAAATCGCCCGGCGAACACGAGGGCTTCCTCAAGTGGCTCACCGAGGACATCTACAAGGGAAAGCGGACGACCGCCGTGATGGAGCGCCTCGCGGAGGTCGCGAAGGAGGCCATCGAGCCCACCCTCCTCCGCGTCATGGGCGACGACTTCCTCGACAAGCTCAAGGAGCGCATCCAGCGCTTGAATGAAGGCACCGAGGCCCCCGCCGCCAAGGACGGGCCCAACGTGGTGAAGGCGGACAGCGCGAAGCCTTTCGACATGGAGCCCCGCGCCCCGGGGGACGACAAGACACGCGTCGCCATGGAGACCACCGAGGAGGAACTGGCCTTCTTCGGCGTCGTCCGGGACATCTGCACCAAGAACGGCCACGCGGCGGAGGACGTCCTCTACCGGGACACCTCGAACTACTTCAACGTGTCCTTCAAGAAGCCCACGAAATGGTTCGTGCGGTTCTTTGGCAATGGCAAGCGCAAGTGCATCGCCACCTGGGTCCCCGTCGAGGAGGCGAAGACGCTCGCCTCGGGATTCGAGGTCGAGGCGTCCCCTTCGGCGTTCGGGATCAGCCGGGTCTACATCCAGACGATCCCAGAGGTGTGGGCGCTCAAGGCCCTGGTCGCCCGGAGCCTGGAGCTGTCCCTCACCGCCAAGGAGGAGGCGCCCGCGGAGCCCACGCTCAAGCTGGCAGTGGCTTCACCGTGA
- a CDS encoding SgcJ/EcaC family oxidoreductase: MVRTRFVGLLALLFVAVPVVSGAQDAVTPAAVASGDEATHQALRAIKQDMEDALNKQDLDRLLSHLHPDVVFSTMNNDVRVGKDAIRAYYAQMLGGPNSVVKKVTAKFDVDALTRLYGNAGVAYGSSLDHYILSDGTDLVVNGRWTCTLVKEGDRWLIAAFHYSTNVFDNPLLTKVKNAAMGFGALVAVAALGAGFFIGRRGRRPAMA; encoded by the coding sequence ATGGTGCGCACCCGGTTCGTAGGTCTCCTGGCGTTGCTGTTCGTCGCGGTCCCCGTCGTGTCGGGGGCCCAGGACGCCGTGACTCCGGCGGCGGTGGCTTCTGGCGATGAAGCGACGCATCAGGCGCTGCGCGCCATCAAGCAGGACATGGAGGATGCGCTCAACAAGCAGGACCTGGACCGGCTGCTGTCGCACCTGCACCCGGACGTCGTGTTCTCCACCATGAACAATGACGTTCGCGTGGGGAAGGACGCCATCCGCGCGTACTACGCGCAGATGCTCGGTGGCCCGAACAGCGTCGTGAAGAAGGTCACCGCGAAGTTCGACGTGGATGCGCTCACGCGCCTGTATGGAAACGCGGGCGTCGCGTATGGCTCGTCGCTGGACCACTACATCCTGAGTGACGGCACGGACCTGGTCGTCAATGGGCGGTGGACGTGCACCCTGGTGAAGGAGGGCGACCGGTGGCTCATCGCCGCGTTCCACTACTCCACCAACGTGTTCGACAACCCCCTGCTCACCAAGGTGAAGAACGCCGCCATGGGCTTCGGGGCCCTGGTCGCGGTCGCCGCGCTCGGCGCGGGTTTCTTCATCGGACGCCGGGGACGCCGGCCGGCGATGGCTTGA
- a CDS encoding DUF418 domain-containing protein has translation MSDSAPSISSARPVDASERLPLLDVLRGFALWGVFVSNSFAWFSGRVLMPREQAQALAAPPFEAAVTALYHFFVNQKFVTLFAFLFGLGFSIQLTRAASRGASVVPVYSRRLLVLLGIGVVHLTVLWTGDVLSTYALLGFALLLFRDRSDRTLWVWVGLSVVVVPLLVPALLHFGPILLHGAQAAADAAKASEAMEARTREQLLLGLKSDSLWATQAANAHFLQYMLPTLKRLLWMIFILGRFLLGLLAGRHLLLQDVERHRAWHRKMLGWGLVLGVLGNGAGVVVQHLRLAGVLDPAKAHWMFTLSAIQEMGYLGLAAAYVAAFALLFQQERWRRWLGILAPVGRMALTNYLMQTVVSLCLYDGWGLGLIGKLPPSRCVALSLLVFALQIPLSHWWLARFRFGPAEWLWRSLTYGQRQPMRLGLKPSPAGVPGVR, from the coding sequence ATGTCCGACTCCGCTCCTTCCATCTCCAGCGCGCGTCCGGTGGATGCCTCCGAACGGTTGCCGCTCCTGGATGTGCTGCGCGGCTTCGCGTTGTGGGGCGTCTTCGTGTCAAACAGCTTCGCCTGGTTCAGCGGCCGGGTCCTGATGCCACGAGAGCAGGCCCAGGCACTGGCGGCGCCGCCCTTCGAGGCGGCCGTCACGGCGCTCTACCACTTCTTCGTGAACCAGAAGTTCGTCACGCTGTTCGCCTTCCTCTTCGGGCTGGGGTTCTCCATCCAGCTCACACGGGCCGCGTCACGAGGCGCCTCCGTCGTCCCGGTGTATTCACGGCGTCTGCTCGTGCTGCTGGGCATAGGGGTGGTGCATCTCACGGTGCTCTGGACGGGAGACGTCCTCTCCACCTACGCCCTGCTGGGCTTCGCGTTGCTCCTCTTCCGCGATCGTTCGGACCGGACGCTCTGGGTGTGGGTGGGCCTGTCGGTGGTGGTGGTGCCGTTGCTGGTGCCAGCGCTCCTGCACTTCGGTCCCATCCTGCTGCACGGAGCGCAGGCGGCGGCGGACGCGGCGAAGGCCTCGGAAGCCATGGAGGCGCGGACGCGGGAGCAACTGCTGCTCGGGCTCAAGAGCGACTCACTCTGGGCGACGCAGGCCGCGAACGCGCACTTCCTCCAGTACATGCTGCCCACGCTGAAGCGGCTGCTGTGGATGATCTTCATCCTGGGCCGGTTCCTGCTGGGGCTGCTCGCGGGCCGGCACCTGTTGCTCCAGGACGTGGAGCGCCACCGCGCCTGGCACCGGAAGATGCTGGGTTGGGGTCTGGTGCTGGGCGTGCTGGGAAATGGCGCCGGGGTGGTGGTTCAGCATCTGCGGCTCGCGGGAGTGCTGGACCCGGCGAAAGCCCACTGGATGTTCACCCTGTCCGCAATCCAGGAGATGGGCTACCTGGGCCTCGCCGCGGCCTACGTGGCCGCCTTCGCTCTGCTCTTCCAGCAGGAGCGCTGGCGCAGGTGGCTGGGCATCCTGGCGCCGGTGGGTCGCATGGCGCTCACAAACTACCTGATGCAGACGGTGGTGAGCCTCTGCCTCTATGACGGCTGGGGGTTGGGGCTCATCGGCAAGCTGCCGCCCTCACGCTGCGTGGCCCTGAGCCTCTTGGTGTTCGCGCTCCAGATTCCCCTCAGCCACTGGTGGCTGGCGCGCTTCCGCTTCGGTCCAGCCGAGTGGCTGTGGCGCTCGCTCACCTACGGCCAGCGCCAGCCCATGCGGCTTGGGCTCAAGCCATCGCCGGCCGGCGTCCCCGGCGTCCGATGA
- a CDS encoding phosphatase PAP2 family protein, translating into MSASNGKEAHTEGPLFGWPERGELKRTGAMTCGFALFFLAVYGGASWVTGFYSGGLRVDLPFEQHIPFMPGWAAVYISMDVLLLLSLFIFRTWRQMLPFALALCAQTVLGALCFLVLPVEVAWPPRAVTGIWASIFQAADTMNLERNYLPSLHVAFACTAALAYRERSGPVASTVFALWALAIAASTLLIHEHHMVDVFAGALLAWGMWRVVAPRVRKETFLEAVRVEALCAREMYRFARRHPRYGLIALALYQQSLGRWRKARRARAGFCFLQMVDDVLDGDRPVEGEPLDAIDALLRTLAAGAPGPATEFHATAVTLGRVLLTELSDPEAREQVLELVRTMRRDRERVRDGHWWDEATLQTQLGNTFRLSVNLMLHVADAQVRAEDAPSLLAALGWCSVMRDLREDLAQGLFNVPADVAAEVRAQGHAPEDFDSLLTAQAGRAWVLGEYQRARALLDRSAKELAQLEGRQGAALLRLFHGSVEAFWARKLPRRMPFLREAPVLEST; encoded by the coding sequence GTGAGCGCGTCCAATGGGAAGGAAGCGCACACGGAGGGCCCGCTCTTCGGCTGGCCAGAGCGCGGGGAACTGAAGCGGACGGGCGCGATGACGTGCGGCTTCGCGCTGTTCTTCCTCGCGGTGTACGGCGGCGCGAGCTGGGTGACAGGCTTCTATTCCGGCGGCCTGCGTGTGGACCTGCCCTTCGAGCAGCACATCCCATTCATGCCCGGCTGGGCCGCCGTCTACATCAGCATGGATGTGCTGCTGCTCCTGTCCCTGTTCATCTTCCGGACGTGGAGACAGATGCTCCCCTTCGCGCTGGCGCTGTGCGCGCAGACGGTGCTGGGCGCGCTCTGCTTCCTCGTCCTGCCGGTGGAGGTGGCGTGGCCACCGCGTGCCGTCACCGGGATCTGGGCGTCCATCTTCCAGGCCGCGGACACGATGAACCTGGAGCGCAACTACCTGCCGTCGCTCCACGTCGCCTTCGCCTGCACGGCGGCCCTGGCCTATCGCGAGCGCTCAGGGCCGGTGGCGAGCACCGTCTTCGCGCTCTGGGCCCTGGCCATCGCGGCGTCCACGCTGCTCATCCACGAGCACCACATGGTGGACGTGTTCGCGGGAGCGTTGCTCGCCTGGGGCATGTGGCGTGTCGTGGCGCCCCGGGTCCGGAAGGAAACCTTCCTCGAAGCCGTGCGGGTGGAGGCCCTCTGCGCGAGGGAGATGTACCGCTTCGCGCGCAGGCATCCGCGTTACGGGCTCATCGCGCTCGCGCTGTATCAGCAATCCCTGGGACGCTGGCGCAAGGCGCGACGGGCACGAGCAGGGTTCTGCTTCCTCCAGATGGTGGATGACGTGCTGGATGGAGACCGCCCCGTCGAAGGCGAACCCCTGGACGCCATTGACGCGCTCCTGCGCACGCTGGCGGCGGGAGCGCCGGGCCCCGCGACGGAGTTCCACGCCACCGCGGTGACGCTGGGCCGGGTGCTGCTCACGGAGCTGTCCGACCCGGAGGCCCGCGAGCAGGTCCTCGAACTGGTGCGCACGATGCGCCGGGACCGCGAGCGGGTGCGTGATGGGCACTGGTGGGACGAGGCAACACTCCAGACCCAGCTCGGAAACACCTTCCGGCTGTCCGTGAACCTGATGCTGCACGTCGCGGACGCGCAGGTGCGAGCAGAGGACGCTCCTTCCCTGCTCGCGGCGTTGGGTTGGTGTTCCGTGATGCGAGACCTGCGCGAGGACCTGGCCCAGGGTCTCTTCAACGTGCCCGCCGACGTCGCCGCGGAAGTGCGCGCCCAGGGACATGCGCCCGAGGACTTCGACTCACTGCTCACGGCGCAAGCCGGACGGGCCTGGGTGCTCGGCGAGTACCAGCGGGCCCGCGCGCTGCTGGACCGCTCCGCGAAGGAGCTGGCTCAACTGGAGGGCAGGCAAGGCGCCGCGTTGCTGCGACTCTTCCACGGGTCGGTGGAGGCCTTCTGGGCGCGGAAGCTGCCGCGCCGCATGCCCTTCCTGCGCGAAGCGCCGGTGCTCGAAAGCACCTGA